A genomic window from Gossypium hirsutum isolate 1008001.06 chromosome D10, Gossypium_hirsutum_v2.1, whole genome shotgun sequence includes:
- the LOC107930687 gene encoding uncharacterized protein: protein MAANTISLKLLVDSTSQRVLFAESGKEFVDFMFNILSLPVGTVLRLLTKEQMVGSLGNLYDSLENMNDTYILSPANKDTLLKPIVPNNAANVPPLLPTVESSNLKPTGIYRCDNTYHRGSCGLYVANDSKSVCPSCNNVMTQNATIVNPRKGSSTNEGGYVKGVVTYMIMDDLVVTPMSAISCFTLLNKFNIKDVGVLEEKTINIGIDEVRNNRISFAGLFFI from the coding sequence ATGGCTGCCAACACTATTAGCTTGAAACTTCTTGTTGACTCAACTAGCCAAAGAGTTTTATTTGCAGAATCTGGGAAAGAATTTGTCGATTTTATGTTCAACATTCTGTCATTACCTGTTGGTACTGTCCTAAGGCTTCTCACCAAAGAACAGATGGTGGGTTCCCTTGGAAACCTTTACGACAGCCTTGAGAATATGAACGATACCTACATTCTCTCACCAGCAAACAAAGACACCCTTTTGAAGCCTATAGTTCCCAACAATGCTGCAAATGTGCCTCCCTTGTTGCCAACAGTCGAATCGTCAAACTTAAAACCCACCGGAATTTATAGGTGTGATAATACTTACCATCGTGGCAGCTGCGGTCTCTATGTGGCAAATGATTCTAAATCCGTTTGTCCTTCCTGCAATAATGTTATGACTCAAAATGCAACCATTGTGAATCCAAGAAAGGGTTCATCTACTAATGAGGGAGGTTATGTGAAAGGGGTTGTTACATATATGATCATGGATGATCTTGTTGTAACGCCTATGTCAGCCATTTCTTGTTTCACTTTACTCAACAAGTTCAATATCAAAGATGTAGGGGTTCTTGAAGAGAAAACCATAAATATAGGAATAGATGAGGTAAGAAATAACCGCATTTCTTTTGCCGgcttattttttatataa
- the LOC107930688 gene encoding uncharacterized protein: MAANTVSLKLLVDSTSQRVLFAESGKDFVDFMFNILSLPIGSVIKLLTKEQMVGSLGNLYDSLENMNDTYIHSPENKDTLLKPIVPNNAANVPPLLPTLEFSKPIGIYRCGNYLRRNCGLYVSSDSKFICPSCNNVMNQTATNVNPKKKDSSTNEGGYVKGVVTYIIMDDLVVRPMSAISCFNLLNKFNIKDVGVLQDKTIDIGIDECVKLLKASFQYKTVLSDVFLEKKMGESNASSSSGVNSKVI; the protein is encoded by the exons ATGGCTGCCAACACTGTTAGCTTGAAGCTTCTTGTTGACTCAACTAGCCAAAGAGTTTTATTTGCAGAATCTGGGAAAGATTTTGTTGATTTTATGTTCAACATTCTGTCATTACCTATTGGCAGTGTCATAAAGCTTCTCACCAAAGAACAGATGGTGGGTTCCCTTGGAAACCTTTACGACAGCCTTGAGAATATGAACGATACCTACATTCACTCACCAGAAAACAAAGACACCCTTTTGAAGCCTATAGTTCCCAACAATGCTGCAAATGTGCCTCCCTTGTTGCCAACACTCGAATTTTCCAAACCCATCGGAATTTATAGGTGTGGTAATTACCTTCGTAGAAACTGTGGTCTCTATGTTTCCAGTGATTCTAAATTCATTTGTCCTTCCTGCAATAATGTTATGAATCAAACTGCAACCAATGTTAATCCAAAAAAGAAGGATTCATCTACTAATGAGGGAGGTTATGTGAAAGGGGTTGTTACATACATTATCATGGATGATCTTGTTGTGAGACCTATGTCAGCCATTTCTTGTTTCAATTTACTCAACAAGTTCAATATCAAGGATGTAGGGGTTCTTCAAGATAAAACCATTGATATAGGAATCGATGAG TGTGTGAAGTTGCTAAAGGCTTCGTTTCAGTACAAGACCGTGCTCAGTGATGTGTTCCTCGAGAAGAAGATGGGCGAAAGCAATGCTAGTAGCTCTTCTGGAGTAAATTCAAAAGTGATATAG
- the LOC107930718 gene encoding uncharacterized protein, which produces MNQIAIVVNPKKKDSPTDEGGYVKGVITYMITDNLAVRPMSAISCITLLNKINIKDVGVLEEKTVDIGIDEGVKLLKVSLQSKAVLTDAFLEKKAGESDASNSSGVHSIVI; this is translated from the exons ATGAACCAAATCGCAATAGTTGTTAATCCAAAAAAGAAGGATTCGCCTACTGATGAGGGAGGTTATGTGAAAGGGGTTATTACATACATGATCACGGATAATCTTGCTGTAAGGCCTATGTCAGCCATTTCTTGTATCACTTTACTGAACAAGATCAATATCAAGGATGTGGGGGTTCTTGAAGAGAAAACCGTTGATATAGGAATAGATGAG GGTGTGAAGTTATTGAAGGTATCGTTGCAGTCCAAGGCAGTGCTCACTGATGCGTTCCTCGAGAAGAAGGCAGGCGAAAGTGATGCTAGCAACTCTTCTGGAGTACATTCAATCGTGATATAG
- the LOC107930690 gene encoding uncharacterized protein, which yields MLTIASIDSSTIEGGYVKGVITYMIMDDLVVRPMSAISCITLLNRFNIKDVGVLEEKTTDIGVNEGVKLLKASLQSKTVLTDVFIEKKVSETDASNSAGECFFMAAPTPSPTTISLKLLIDPKSHRLLFGEVKILLIFRALCHCLLALSKQKHLFEATSIYYAVYVPPLFPSMQPPTYTNFYRCNSSYPRDRCHNMANGPKSRCPCCTSVMDSNFTFANLPNKVGGGFVEETVTYMITDDLVVGPLPTKSIITLLNKFNVKDVVKEKVIVVGINKVKDIFLFLNLFIYVK from the exons atgctaaccattgcttcaatagATTCATCTACTATTGAGGGAGGTTATGTGAAAGGGGTTATTACATACATGATCATGGATGATCTTGTTGTAAGGCCCATGTCAGCCATTTCTTGTATCACTTTACTCAACAGGTTCAATATCAAGGATGTAGGGGTTCTTGAAGAGAAAACCACTGATATAGGAGTCAATGAG GGTGTGAAGTTGCTAAAGGCGTCCTTGCAGTCCAAGACTGTGCTCACTGATGTGTTCATTGAGAAGAAGGTGAGCGAAACTGATGCTAGCAATTCTGCTGGTGAA TGTTTTTTCATGGCTGCCCCCACTCCTAGTCCCACCACAATTAGCCTAAAGCTTCTTATAGACCCAAAATCCCACAGGCTTCTCTTTGGTGAAGTAAAGATTTTGTTGATCTTTCGGGCATTATGTCATTGCCTGTTGGCACT CAGCAAACAAAAACATCTTTTTGAAGCCACAAGCATTTACTATGCTGTTTATGTACCTCCCTTGTTTCCATCCATGCAACCTCCAACTTACACCAATTTTTATAGGTGTAATAGCTCCTATCCAAGAGACAGGTGTCACAATATGGCAAATGGTCCAAAATCCCGCTGTCCTTGCTGTACCAGCGTTATGGACAGTAATTTCACTTTTGCGAATCTGCCAAACAAGGTTGGGGGAGGTTTTGTCGAGGAAACTGTAACTTATATGATTACAGATGATCTGGTTGTGGGGCCTCTGCCCACTAAATCTATTATCACTTTGCTCAACAAGTTCAACGTCAAGGATGTGGTTAAAGAGAAAGTCATTGTTGTGGGAATTAATAAGGTGAAAGATATTTTCTTGTTCCTTAACTTGTTTATTTATGTAAAGTGA
- the LOC107930691 gene encoding uncharacterized protein, translated as MAENTVSLKLLVESTSQRVLFAEAGKDFVDFLFNILSFPVGTVIWLLKKQEMPIASINAANVPPLLPTTESSKSIEIYMCDQSYYNQSCGLYVSYDSKSICPSCNGVMKEIATVVNPEKKDSVRAKCNK; from the exons ATGGCTGAAAACACTGTTAGTTTGAAGCTTTTGGTCGAGTCAACGAGCCAAAGAGTTCTGTTTGCTGAAGCCGGGAAAGATTTTGTCGATTTTCTGTTCAACATTCTGTCATTTCCTGTTGGCACTGTCATATGGCTTCTGAAGAAACAAGAAATG CCTATAGCGTCCATCAATGCTGCAAATGTGCCTCCCTTGCTGCCAACAACCGAATCATCAAAATCAATCGAAATTTACATGTGTGATCAAAGTTACTATAATCAAAGCTGTGGTCTCTATGTCTCCTATGATTCTAAATCCATTTGTCCTTCTTGTAATGGAGTTATGAAAGAAATCGCAACCGTTGTTAATCCAGAAAAGAAGGATTCTGTTagagctaagtgcaacaaatag